In Archangium lipolyticum, the DNA window GGCTCCATGATGGTCTTGTGCTTGGCGGCGGCCACCGGGTCGACCGATCTCAGATAGGCGAGCGCGAATTCGAGCGCCTGCCGCGGACTTTCCGTCGCCTCGCCTTCCGACGGAACGGTCCCATAGAGGCTGAGCTTCACCGCATTCGCCGGATCTGAATTGTAGCGCTTCATCCACTCCACGAGTTCGCGATTGGCGGCATATTTCCCGGAGCCGTAGCTGAAACCCTTGTCTTCGATGGCCTCGTAAGTCGCCGCTCCGCGGCCTGCGACATAGCCGTCGACGAGCCGCGCGCGCATGTAGTTGGTCTCGAGCGTGATGGCGCTGAAGCCATGGGCTTCGACGAGCCGCTGGAACAGGCGATTGCGGAGGATCAGGAATTCTTCGCCACCGTGCAGAGCCTCGCCAAAACCGAGAAGCGAAACCTGATCGCCGAGGCGGGACATCATCCTGTCGACGGCGGCGTCGAAACTTTTGTCCAACGAAAACGGGAGCGCCTCGCGGGCGATCCATTCGTCTAGCGACGCGAACCTGACCGTTCCAGCGGACGACCCGGACCGGGCGAAAGCGGCGCCAGGGGCCAGGGCTGCGACGCCGAAGGCGGTCGTGGCCGCCAGGAATGATCGACGACCGAAATCTTGAATTTGTTCTTCCGGATTCTGCGTGCTCATGAGGGTGCTCCAAGGCTGGCCAGCGCACCATCGCCGGCGACCTGGGCGACCCCATGAGCACCTCCCATGCCAATGCCCCTCTCCCTCCTGAAAGGAGGCGGGGTGAGGGGGCTGGCTGTCCGGACCTCCGTCACTCCCAGGGGGCGGGGTGCCGGGTTTCCGGACAGTGCCCCCCCGTGGGGGCTGGCGGGCCCGTCTGGGCGAGGGAGCACGAAGGGCGTGCATCCGGCTTGCAGCTCGGACGTAGGATGAAGGAGTCCGCCCCCCGAGGAGACGTCGTGAACCCCTCCCCCGCCTCCCCGCCATCGAGCGGCCTCGATCAGGTGCTGCGCGAGGCCCTCGCCCGCAGCTTCATGCGCTTGACGCGTATCAAAATCTACCTGACGCCGCTGTCGGTCTTCCTCCTCCTCTATTTCCTCGTGCGAGAGCCAGCGGTCTGGCGCAAGTGGCTGCTCGGGGGGCTGCTGGGACTCTGGTTGGTGGCCGACGGCATCGAGGCTCTTCGCCAGTACCTGCGCCCCACGCCGCGCCAGAAATTCCCGTTTACCTACGTCATCGGCTTCGGCGTCCCGGTGAATGGGGGCCTGATCCTGGTGATGGGCGGGCTCGAGGGGCCGTTCACGCCGGGGCTGCTCGTCGTGAGCTTCTTCGTCTCCCTCTTCACCACCACTCGAGGTGCGTGGGTTCTCGCGCTCTTGCATGTGGCGACGCTGTGGGGGCTGGCCGCGGTCTCCATCACCGGGGTGGTGCCGGACCTGCTGCCGCAGCTCTACGGGGGCGGTGCACGGGCCGGGCACAATAACGCCCTGCTGCTGTCCCACGTGACGGTGCTGAGCGTGCTGGTGGCGTATTCCGCCGGCGTTGGCTCCATCCTGCGGGGCATCTTCCAGGGCATGGTGAAGGACGCGCTGGCCGCGCGCGACGAGACGCTGCGCATCCACACCGAGGCCATCGACACGCTCACCCGGCTCAGCGGGGAGATTGCCCACGAGCTGAAGAACCCGCTGGCCAGCGTGAAGGGCCTGGCCGCCATGGTGGCGCGGGACGTGGAGGGCAAGCCGGCCGAGCGCCTGGCGGTGCTACGGCGCGAGGTGGACCGGATGCAGGAGATTCTGGAGGGCTTCCTCAACTTCTCCCGGCCCCTGCTCCCGCTCAACGAGCAGCGCACCTCGCTGGATGGGTTGTGCCGGCAAGTGGTGGAGCTGCACGAGGGCATGGCGGGCGAGCGGGGCGTGAGCCTGCGCCTGTTCGCCGAGCGGCCGGTGGTCATCGGGTGTGACCCGCGCAAGGTGAAGCAGGTGCTCATCAACCTGGTGCAGAACGCACTGGAGGCCGCGCCACGCGGGAGCACGGTGGAGCTGGTGATACTGCCCACGCCCGAGGGCGGCGGACGGGTGGAGGTGCGTGACCGGGGGCCGGGGATCGCTTCCAAGGTGCGCGAGCGCGTCTTCGAGCCGGGCGTCACCACGAAACCCCAGGGCAACGGACTGGGCCTGGCCCTGGCGCGGGTGGTGGCGCGGCAGCACGGCGGCGAGCTGGAGCTCCACCCGCGAGAGGGTGGCGGCTGCGTGGCCGAGCTGGTGCTGCCCGCGGGGTCGCCGCCTCAGCAGACGAGAACGGAGGTCGTGGCATGAATGCGCGAGTGTTGGTGGCGGACGACGACGCGGGCGTGCGCTACACGCTGCGCGGGCTGCTCGAGGATGACGGGTTCCAGGTGGAGGAGGTGGGGGACGGAGAGGCCGCGCTGCAACGGCTGGCCGCCGAGCCCCCGGTGGACCTGGTCATCAGCGACCTGCGGATGCCGAAGGTGGACGGAATGGAGCTGCTGCGTCGGGGGCGCGCGCTCTCGCCCGTCCCGCGCGTCATCCTCATCACCGCGCACGGCAGCGAGCGGCACGCGGTGGAGGCCATGAAGCTCGGCGCGCTGGACTACTTCCGCAAGCCCTTCGAGGTGGATGACGTGCTGGCGGTGGTGCGCCGGGCGCTGGGCACCCTTCGGCTGGAGGCGGAGAACGAGCGGCTGGCGGGTGAGGTGAACCTGCTGCGCTCGCTCGTCTTCGTCTCGCCGGCGATGAGCCGGCTGGCGCTGCTGGTGAAGCGGGTGGGGCCGCGCGACGTGACGGTACTCATCACCGGCGAGAGCGGCACGGGCAAGGAGCGCATCGCCGAGGCGCTGGTTCGCGCCTCCACCCGGGCGGACCGGCCCTTCGTGCGCTTCAACTGCGCGGCCCTCACTCCCGAGCTCGCCGACGCAGAGCTGTTCGGCCACACCCGGGGGGCCTTCACCGGAGCGGTGCGCGCGCGGCAGGGCCTGTTCCGCGAGGCGGACGGCGGCACGCTGCTGCTCGACGAAGTGGGCGAGTTGGACCCGGCCACCCAGGCCAGACTGCTGCGCGTGCTGCAGGAGGGCGAGGTGCGGCCGGTGGGGGAGGACCGGTCCTGGCCGGTGGACGTGCGCATCCTGGCGGCCACCCACCGGGACCTCGTGCAGCGGGTGAAGGAGGGGCGCTTCCGGGAGGATCTCTTCTACCGGCTGAAGGTGGTGAACCTGCACGTGCCGCCGCTGCGGGAGCGGCCGGAGGACCTCGCCGCGCTGGCGAAGCACTTCCTCACGCGTTTCGCCGAGCGCTTCCACGTGCCGGCGGTGCAGATGACGCCGGAGCTGATGGCGCGGCTGACGGCGTGGAAGTGGCCGGGCAACGTGCGCGAGCTGGAGAATGCGCTGGAGAGCGCGGTGGCCATGAGCCCGGATGGGATGCTGGACCTGTCGCTGCTGCCGGGAGGACCGGGACAGGAGCACAGCGAGGGAGCGCAGCGAGCGGGCCTCAAGGAGAAGGTGGAGGCGTACGAGCGGGCCCTCATCGTCGCCGCGCTGGAGGAGGCCCACGGCAACCGCAGCGAGGCGGCGCGGCTGCTGGACATCGGCCGCGCCACCCTGCACGACAAGCTGAGGAAGTACGGCCTGGCGCGCGAGGAGGAGGCGGAGTAGGACGGCGCCGGTGGGGGCGGCCCGGATCCTCAGCGGCACCAGCGAGTGAAAGTGCGGAGTCACCTGGATGAACGACAGGGCCCCTACCTGCACATCGCGGAGGCCCTGCCGAGAAGAGTGGCGTGGCCGACCGCTGCACCGAGGGTGGGCCGGCCCCGCGAGCCCAATGCACCTCCCTGCGCTCAGTCGTTCCGGTTTTGCGCGGTGATGTCTCCCGGAAGCGGGGTATCGCGGTTCACGACCAACCTCAACCGCGACATGGCATCCCCCATCCAGTTGGGGTCGCTGGAATACTGCGTCAGGGCATTGGCGACGTCACTCGGGTTCTGGGACCTGGCCAGGGCATCGATGAACGCATCGCCCCGGGTCCGGACCTCAAAACCGTTGGATGAGATCTTGTCCATCTTCGCCACGTAGTCGCGGGCGCGCTGGGACAGCTGCGTCATCTGATCCGGGGTGAACGACAGATGGATGTCGTTCTCCTTGTCGAACTTGTGCTGATCGACCAGGTAGGCCTGGGCGTACATCTCCTCGACGTCGCCCTCCATGCCCTTCATGAACAGGGTGAACTTCTGCTTCGAGTAGTCCTCCTTGCCATTGGCGTCGATGTGGCGCTCGTAGTTGAGCTCGTGTCCATTGGAGCGCTCGAGCTCCAGCGAAGCGTCCTTCGAGCCGTCCGGGTGGGTCGTCTCGACGATGGAGGAGTTGCTCTCGGGAA includes these proteins:
- a CDS encoding sigma-54-dependent transcriptional regulator: MNARVLVADDDAGVRYTLRGLLEDDGFQVEEVGDGEAALQRLAAEPPVDLVISDLRMPKVDGMELLRRGRALSPVPRVILITAHGSERHAVEAMKLGALDYFRKPFEVDDVLAVVRRALGTLRLEAENERLAGEVNLLRSLVFVSPAMSRLALLVKRVGPRDVTVLITGESGTGKERIAEALVRASTRADRPFVRFNCAALTPELADAELFGHTRGAFTGAVRARQGLFREADGGTLLLDEVGELDPATQARLLRVLQEGEVRPVGEDRSWPVDVRILAATHRDLVQRVKEGRFREDLFYRLKVVNLHVPPLRERPEDLAALAKHFLTRFAERFHVPAVQMTPELMARLTAWKWPGNVRELENALESAVAMSPDGMLDLSLLPGGPGQEHSEGAQRAGLKEKVEAYERALIVAALEEAHGNRSEAARLLDIGRATLHDKLRKYGLAREEEAE
- a CDS encoding sensor histidine kinase, which encodes MNPSPASPPSSGLDQVLREALARSFMRLTRIKIYLTPLSVFLLLYFLVREPAVWRKWLLGGLLGLWLVADGIEALRQYLRPTPRQKFPFTYVIGFGVPVNGGLILVMGGLEGPFTPGLLVVSFFVSLFTTTRGAWVLALLHVATLWGLAAVSITGVVPDLLPQLYGGGARAGHNNALLLSHVTVLSVLVAYSAGVGSILRGIFQGMVKDALAARDETLRIHTEAIDTLTRLSGEIAHELKNPLASVKGLAAMVARDVEGKPAERLAVLRREVDRMQEILEGFLNFSRPLLPLNEQRTSLDGLCRQVVELHEGMAGERGVSLRLFAERPVVIGCDPRKVKQVLINLVQNALEAAPRGSTVELVILPTPEGGGRVEVRDRGPGIASKVRERVFEPGVTTKPQGNGLGLALARVVARQHGGELELHPREGGGCVAELVLPAGSPPQQTRTEVVA